TTAGAAGCACGCAATCTACTACAAAAAAATTCCTTAGCTGACAAAGGTAAGGGGGCGCATGAACGAAACATTAGCAACCCATGACGCAGAAAAGCCAGAGGCATCCTCAGAAGCGCTAGAGATAGCAGAAAGCTTTACTACTGCACTAAATAACTTTAATTGGCGGGCTGACTATTTGAAATTCTGTGAAGTTCTGGGCTTTACACAAGATAGCTATGCTGAGGAGAAATACCAGCAATTTCGAGAACTGGTAAGCTACCTAGACTGCTTTGATAAAGAGGCGATCGCCAAGATGATTGAGGCTGGTAAGTAAATACTTTTATGCCAACAAACCAGCAACTCAAAACGTGTTTTATCTTATGCTATAGCAACACTTCTGTTTACTTGCCAATATATTTAGTCACAATAGATAAACGCACTAAAAATGTAGTGATTTTAGCTGGAGAAGAGACAGAGATTGAAATTTACCCTAATGGTCTATGGAGGTATGTATGAGCAATCAAATTAATTTTATACAAATGACCAGGACTGAGCTACGCAGATACATTCTGGATAATAGAAACGATGAAAAAGCATTAGAGATTTATCTTGACCGCTTCCGCAATCCTAATAACCAATTACACCAAGCCCCTGAGTCAATTGATGATTTAGAAAACTACGGGGAGTTACATCAGCAATATTTAGAACAAAGGAGAGCATCTGATTGATACCGGGGTTTGCTTTTTTCTTCCCAACAAAAATTTGTGCATGAAGAGGATTTATTTTGCTATCAGAATTAAGTGATTACAATTTTGATGAGAATTTGACACCAGTAGTAAGAAGAATACTAACTTATTGCTGGATGCCATGCAGAATCCAAGATTTTCCTTTTGCACCACAAACTTGGATTTTTTGGATATTGCATTCTGAGCTAGATTTACTTACTTACAAATACATCAAATTTTGCAGAGAAAAACAATTGGAAGAAATTCCAGATTTCCCATCTAAAGGGATTTTGATAGCATTTGATGTTTACTGGATGATGCTAATTTCTTGGATTTACAAACACGAATGGAATAAACTATACAAACTGCCACGAATGGAGAAAGAAACAAAAAAGGCTATAGAACTAGAAGGTAAGATGTGGTTATCTTTATTAGAAGTCTGCCGAGGGTTAGTAGGTTACAACAATGAAGACAAAGCAGTAGGTTTGTGGGGTGCAGCAATTTTTGAAAGTAAAGTTAATGATCTAAAAAAGTTTTATAACCCTAATAAATATCCGCTGATTACAGGTAATAAACAAACACGGAAAGTAAAACTCGCTTATGGTGTAGACACAAATAAACAGTGGGCGAATAACGGCAAACAAGCAATTAAACAAGCGTTTCAGAGCCACCTAAAAGCTTTAAGAGAAGGGGAAAATCCTTTCAATCCTAAGAATCAACCTTGGCTTTGCTCAATCACTCGAAGCGTTTTTGATATTTTGAAGTCTGGACTAAATAGTTCTTATAGTTTTAAAGAAAAATTTTGGCAACCATTTTTATCTAGCCGTAGTGCATGGGTAAGTAATTTTGAGTCTCAAGGTATTAGTTTTTTATGGGCAGAAAATAAAGAATGGTATTCCCGATTTCCGGGCACAAAACGTGGGAGTAGAAAAATACCTATTTTTGAGTTTGAAAATTACCCAGAGGCTATAAGCCTCGTACAACAAGAGTTTCAAGAGTTATCACACTCACTAGTTTACCCTCCTGAAAATGAGCGATTATGGATACAAGACAGAAGCAGAACTTTGCTAGATTCCGGGCAAGGCTACGTTGTTGTCTTATCAAACTCTAATTGACAAAAAAAAGCTGGATGCAGTCCTCGTTGTGTCAAATGGTTAGCTAGTGGCTTCCCAAAAAGAATGGTTTCCAGCCATTCCAACAAAGAAATCTGAATCCAACAGATTTCCAAAAATTTCAATCAAATAATATTTAGCTTAACAATTTTCTATTGACATAACTAGGGGCTGCCTCAGTTTGTAACCACATTACACGAGGTAATTATGCCCAAAAAAGTATCCTCTTCAAAAAGTAGCTCTAAAAAAGCCTTTAACCACAAGCATTCTAGCAAAATCCCCCCCCGTAGTCAACTTTTTAGCCTACTTATCGAACTTATTGCTGATAGAAGATTGACTGAATCGGTTGAAATTCTTGAAAACGCAGGCTATAACGACAACTTGGTAATTTTCTTCATACTGGCTAACCTTCAATACGAGGTGGCAGTATGAGCAAGCTCACCCCTACCTCTAAAGCTAATCCTTGTTTATCTTGCGGCGATACTAAAGGCAATTGCCGACATCAGGATATAGGAGAAATTATCCTCTGTATGGCTGCTATTGGCAGCCGTAAGGGTGAAATTGTTGAGGGTGGCTACAAAGTCATCGATTTTACCCAAGATGGCTTATGGGCAGTTTTAAAGCTTGATAATTCTGAAGAGTGGACAGAAGAACGGCGGCGGGAATGGGCTGATGAGCAAAGACGGCGGCGTGAAAAACTCCAATGGGATGAGCAACAGAAGTTAGCTAAATTGATTTCCATCCCCGACCGCGATCGCCAATACCGCCGTGTCGTCGCCGCACTGGGATTAAACCAAAAACACCGCATTTCAGAACTGTCTGAGAAACGCGGCTTAAATTCTGAGGAGATTGATTTTGCAGTTTCTCAGAGCTGGATCACCAGTTGGAAGCCAGGGTTAAAAGTTGATGCTACCCCGTCTTTGGCTGGGGTAGCTGGAGGGCAACTAACAGGAGTCATCGGGCTTGCGATCGCGGCTGTAAACCCCAAAGGTGAAATTGCAGGATTTCAGATTGGGTCTGATAATCGTTCAAAATATGGCAAGTACCTCTGGCTATCATCTGCATCTAAGGGCGGGAATGGGCCACACCTACCAAGCAGTGAATTACCTGTATTTCTCTGGAGGCATCCAGAAGCCGAACAGATAACACAAACTTGGCTGGTAGAAGGTAGTTTGAAATCACTGATTACTGCCTTAAAACTGTGGTTTAGGCATGGACGTAAGGATATTCAAATTATTGGAGCAGCAGGGGCAAACTGGCTAGGCTCAATCAATGCAGTGGTAGAAGCGTTAGGGCAGACTAGTAAAGTTGTTTTATGTCCAGATGCCGGAAGCTTAAGCAATTCTCACATCCTGAATAATTACAAGAAAATCATTGATGAACTAACCAGTAAAGGTTATTTAACAGATGTTGCTTGGTGGGGTCAACTTGAGAAGAGCAAACAGCCAGATATCGACGAACTAAGCAACACGCTAGATTTTGAACTAATCACGCCAAGAGAATTTTTTAACCATACAAATAAAGCTAATTGGTTATATCGCCGCCGTTACACTCCCGATATTGTAGTAAATCAATCTGATTTTAAATTTCTCAATCTACCAAATAATAATGCCGTAATTGCGGCTAAATCTGGCTTAGGTACGGGGAAAACAGAAGCTTTGATTAGATTAATTAAATCATCTCAAAATCGCTCATTTCTCATCGGATATCGTAATAATTTATTACTGCAAACTGGCAGTAGAGCAAGCCAGAAAGGTGTTAGTATTTATCATTTGCAGCACGATGATGGTATTAGCTTAGTAGCAGATGAAAACACTAATTTAGCTCTATGCCTAGATAGTATTCACCATGTAGATGGTTATTTTAGTGGAACTGATATTTATTTAGATGAAACAGTATCGGTACTACTTCATGCCACTGGCGGCGCTACTTTAGGGGATGAACAAGGCAAAGCTATTGCTATACTCTCAAAGGCGTTACAGGAGTGCAACAGAGTAATATTACTTGATGGTAACTTGGCTGATATTTATGTTGATTTTATAGCCAAGGTATCAGGTAAAGAAGTTATCAAAATTGAAAACGAAGCGAAAATTAAACCTCATAAGTTTAAGTTTGTTGTCGGTATTAATGGAGAGGGAGAAATAAAAAAACGTGATAAATCGCCACTAATCAAAAAAATGTTATCCGATGATGTAATACCTTGGATTGCGAGTGATTCCAGAATGTTGACTAATATTATTGATGAGATTTTTAGAAGTGCTGATAAATGCGGCTATGTTCTCAATAAGGAGACAGCCGGGGAACCTTGGGCTAAAGAATTTTTACTTAATCCAGATGAATTTATAGCTACCCGTAGACCTGACTATTTTATAATCTCACCCACTGCTGAAAGTGGTGTAAGTGTCACAATCAAAAATTACTTTACCGATAAGTTTACATTTTTTGCTGGCGTTCAGGGTACTAACAGTCAACATCAAATGCTGTTTAGGCTTAGGGATGACAGCATAACTCATTATGTCTTCTGTCCAGAATTTAGCCAAGTTCGGGATAGGAATAATCCTAGAAACTATTCAGTAAAAGCCTACACTGAGGCTTTAAATTCTAGGATTATGCAATCAGCTATGCTGGCGGCGGACGGTAATACAAGCCAAATAATGAAAGTAATAGGTGATGCTATAGCCAGAAGTAACGATGATTGGTGGGCTTTAAGTGCTGAATTAGGGTCAATCGATAATTACGAGATGGATCACCTTAGAGATTGCCTTATTTATGCCTTAGATGAGGCTGGGCATAGTGTTGAGATTGCGGAATGGGAAATTGATCAAGAGTTTAAGGATAAGGAAAAATCAGCCAGAGAAGCAGTGCAATATCGCTATTCTTTAGAACTTTATAAAGCGATTAAGTTTGAAAATCTTGAACTTGCTAACGCGGCGGCTAAATCCAACCCTAATAAGGATACACAGCGCAGAATCGAAAAAACTAGATTGCTAGATAGATTACCAGAAATTGAAAATTCTACTGTTTGGAGTCCTGAATTTATTAATAAATGTTATGTAAAAGATAGAGATTTTATTGGTAAGCAGCAAAGATTCTATATGCTAAACAACTTCGATATATCTAAAAAACGAAGTGAGGTTAATTGGTATTACTTGAGTACTAAGCAAGACTTCTTTTTAGGAGAAGCCAAAGGTGATTCACACTTGAAAGTATGGGCATTACAGCAGTTAAATGTATTGCAATTTTTAAAAGGAGAATACTACAAAGAATCACCAGAAGTACTGGAATTAATGCATAAGGTCAGAAGCGATAAAGAAATAGCCAGAGCATTAAATATTAAAATTCCCAAAGTGACAATAGATAAAAGAGAAAATATTTCATTCTTGGGTCAACTGTTAGATAGTATTGGGGTCAACTTTGCTAAACCTTCTCAAGTACTGGTAAATGGCATCAAAACACGGCTTTACACGGTAGATCAAGAGAAATTAAATTTACCTAGTAGGATTGAAGTTTTAGCGGCGGTAGCGCGTAAATTCGATGGGTATTTAGCATCTGAAGTGGTTAGCAAGATCAAGTGGGAAGAACATACTACACAGCAAGTAGAAGCACCAACACAGCAACCAGAACCAATGGACAGCGCTACTGAACAACTTTGGTTCTGTGAGGAAAACCTAACAGAAACTGCATTATATTTAAATGCCTGCGAAGACCGGGAAATGTTATCCGATCTAAGGGCATGGTTGCCGCCTACAGTTTTGACGGCGGCGGCGCGGCGACTACCAGAAGCCAAGCGGGAAATGATACGGCAATGGGTAACGGCGGCTTAGGGTAGCTGGAGGTTAAAATAAGTATGGCGGCGTTATTCGTGTCATTACCGCCATACTTGCTACACGATGCCTTACAATCCCCACAGTATTAGCGACCGAGAAGACGCAATTAAGCGATTTGAAGCCGGGGAAGCACCAAAAAACATTGCAAAAATACTTAAAATTCCAGTTCGCACTATCCAGCGATGGGTACAGGCGAGGCGAATGCCATTGGAGCCAGAAAAAATCAGCACTCACCCAAATTTTATCAAGGCGATGGCAGCGAAACTAATGCCATCGGCGGCGGCGAATGCTTGGGTTGAGAGTGTAGAGGAAGTACAAGCAAAGGCAGGCGGGATGCACGCTAACATCTCGCTCATGGTGTATCAACTCCTAGAGACAGAATTGAGCAAGTCCGAAATCAGTACACGTACCATTAACAACCTCTCTCTAGTTCTTTCCAGACACTTAGACGGCGAATTGAAAGCAGTTTTGGCGGGGAATGAGAGGCAGATGGATCATAGCCAAGCCATGTCTATTCTTGAAGCTTGGGGCTACGTAGTTTTTGATGGAAGCCGCTTGCGAGAAATGTTTGCCGGAGAAGAGCCAACAACAACATTACCCCAAGAAACACTGACTGAAGGTTGAATTAATCCAAACTCCTAAAATAAATGAACGAAGAAACAAGCGATAGTGAATATCAAGATTGGAAAAAACTCTTGGATGGAATCGATCTTAATGGCACACCTGGCAAGGAAACTTTGCTAGAGGAAACGTTGCTAAAGAAAACGCCAACAGGATCATTTGAGTCTCCAAACCAGAGGTTACGGCGCGAACTTGAGCGAGAAGCAGAGAAAGGTAGGAAATGGCTACAAAAAAATTATCCACCTAAGCCCAAAGAACCGCGCCAACTAAAGCAAGACCCCAACAGTGGGGACTTCACCTAGAATCGCTTACAAGCCCATTAAAAGTTATCAATGGGCAATTGGGTATTACTAATATTTATTTCAATTTACGAAAAGAGTGCTATCACACTCACACCTGTAAATAGTCGTATGTCAAAAATAAAATTCTACTGTCAGTTTTTACAAGCCATCTGTTGTAGAAAATCTGGGTCAAGTCGATTCTTAAAGTTCGGATTTTTGGTGATTAAGGCAATGGGTTGTCCATCCTTAATCAAAATCGGTGGTTTTTGAGCGTTTTCGCTGTAAGCACCTATTTGAGAAGATTCACCACCGTATGTTCCGTATTTATT
This genomic window from Nostoc sp. C052 contains:
- a CDS encoding plasmid replication protein, CyRepA1 family — its product is MSKLTPTSKANPCLSCGDTKGNCRHQDIGEIILCMAAIGSRKGEIVEGGYKVIDFTQDGLWAVLKLDNSEEWTEERRREWADEQRRRREKLQWDEQQKLAKLISIPDRDRQYRRVVAALGLNQKHRISELSEKRGLNSEEIDFAVSQSWITSWKPGLKVDATPSLAGVAGGQLTGVIGLAIAAVNPKGEIAGFQIGSDNRSKYGKYLWLSSASKGGNGPHLPSSELPVFLWRHPEAEQITQTWLVEGSLKSLITALKLWFRHGRKDIQIIGAAGANWLGSINAVVEALGQTSKVVLCPDAGSLSNSHILNNYKKIIDELTSKGYLTDVAWWGQLEKSKQPDIDELSNTLDFELITPREFFNHTNKANWLYRRRYTPDIVVNQSDFKFLNLPNNNAVIAAKSGLGTGKTEALIRLIKSSQNRSFLIGYRNNLLLQTGSRASQKGVSIYHLQHDDGISLVADENTNLALCLDSIHHVDGYFSGTDIYLDETVSVLLHATGGATLGDEQGKAIAILSKALQECNRVILLDGNLADIYVDFIAKVSGKEVIKIENEAKIKPHKFKFVVGINGEGEIKKRDKSPLIKKMLSDDVIPWIASDSRMLTNIIDEIFRSADKCGYVLNKETAGEPWAKEFLLNPDEFIATRRPDYFIISPTAESGVSVTIKNYFTDKFTFFAGVQGTNSQHQMLFRLRDDSITHYVFCPEFSQVRDRNNPRNYSVKAYTEALNSRIMQSAMLAADGNTSQIMKVIGDAIARSNDDWWALSAELGSIDNYEMDHLRDCLIYALDEAGHSVEIAEWEIDQEFKDKEKSAREAVQYRYSLELYKAIKFENLELANAAAKSNPNKDTQRRIEKTRLLDRLPEIENSTVWSPEFINKCYVKDRDFIGKQQRFYMLNNFDISKKRSEVNWYYLSTKQDFFLGEAKGDSHLKVWALQQLNVLQFLKGEYYKESPEVLELMHKVRSDKEIARALNIKIPKVTIDKRENISFLGQLLDSIGVNFAKPSQVLVNGIKTRLYTVDQEKLNLPSRIEVLAAVARKFDGYLASEVVSKIKWEEHTTQQVEAPTQQPEPMDSATEQLWFCEENLTETALYLNACEDREMLSDLRAWLPPTVLTAAARRLPEAKREMIRQWVTAA
- a CDS encoding helix-turn-helix domain-containing protein; its protein translation is MPYNPHSISDREDAIKRFEAGEAPKNIAKILKIPVRTIQRWVQARRMPLEPEKISTHPNFIKAMAAKLMPSAAANAWVESVEEVQAKAGGMHANISLMVYQLLETELSKSEISTRTINNLSLVLSRHLDGELKAVLAGNERQMDHSQAMSILEAWGYVVFDGSRLREMFAGEEPTTTLPQETLTEG